A segment of the Bordetella flabilis genome:
CAGGTCGTGGTGGTGCGCCCCTCGCTGCCGGTCAAGACGCTGAAAGAGCTGGTCGCCTATGCCAAGGCGCATCCGGGCGAGCTGAACTACGCCTCGTCCGGCAACGGCTCTCTGCAACAGGTGGCCACCGAACTGTTGAACCAGATGGCGGGGACCAAGATCACCCATATCCCCTACAAGGGCACCGGCCCGGCGCTGAACGACCTGCTGGGCGGCGCGGTCGACATGACCATCACCACCCCGCCGCCGCTGCTGGGACAGATCGCCGCCGGCAAGCTGCGCGCCCTGGCCGTCACCGGCAAGACCCGCCTGCCCTCGTTGCCGGATGTACCCACGGCCGCGGAAGCCGGCTATCCCGACCTGGTCGTGTCGTCCTGGTTCGCGATGTATGCGCCGGCCAATACGCCGAAGGCGGTCGTGGACAAGCTGTCCGGCGAGATCGAGAAGATCATGCGCACCGAGGAATTCCGCAAGAAGGCCGCGGAACAGGGCGCGGAAGCCGAATACATGGGCCCCGAAGCCCTGGGCAAGTACACGCGCGAGGAACTGGTGCGCTGGAAGACCGTCGTGGACAACGCCAACATCAAGGCCAACTGATCGACCCGCGCGCTTAGCGCTGCGTAAGTAATTAAAAAAGCGGGCCCCGTTCACGATAGCGTCGTGAACGGGGCCCGCCGCTTTTGCTCGTCGCGCGGGCGCGTGGCAACCGGCCAGGCCCCGTCGGCAAGCCAATGGCAGGTCGTGCACGGGCTTGACGCCGTAGCCCATATAGAACATCATAAGTTACATGAAACGCGACAGCCGCCTATCGTCCGTCCTGCATGCGCTATTGCACATGGCAGAACAGGAGGGGCCGGTCACCTCCGACACCCTGGCCCAATGCCTGGGAACCAACCCGGTCGTCGTCCGGCGCACCATGGGGTATCTGCGCGAAGCAGGCATCGTGGCCTCCGATCGCGGTCATGCCGGTGGATGGCGCATACAGGCAGACCTGGGCACCATCACGCTGCGCCAGTTGCACGAGGCCCTGGGCGAGCCCGCCATGTTCGCCATCGGCAACCGCCACGAAACTCCGGAATGCCTGGTGGAGCAATCGGTGAACGCGGCGCTGGAAGACACCTTCGCCGAGGCCGAGGCGCTGCTGTTGCAGCGGTTCTCCGAAATCACCCTTGCCGACCTGGCCGCGGACTTCGCGCGCCGGCACAAGGCGGCACGACGCAAGAGGAGTTGAGCATGCAGTACGACGTCATCGTGATCGGCGGCAGCTATGCAGGAATGGCGGCGACGCTGCAACTGGTGCGCGCGCGCAGGTCCGTGCTGGTGATCGACGCCGGCGAGCGGCGCAACCGCCAGGCCAGCCATGCGCACGGATTCCTGGGCCAGGATGGCGTCGATCCCGGCGTGATCGCGGCGACCGCGCGCCGGCAGCTGGAAAACTATCCCACGCTGTCGTGGCTGGACGCCCGCGCCGCGGACGTGTCAGGGCAATTGGACGGCTTCACCGTCACAACGGCCGATGGCCGGTCGCACCAGGGTCGCCGCATTCTGCTGGCCATGGGCGTCACCGACCAGCTTCCGCCTGTCGCCGGACTCGCGGAGCGCTGGGGCAAAGCGGTTTTTCATTGTCCGTATTGCCATGGCTACGAGCTCGGCCAAGGCCGCATCGGCATCATCGGCGCCAGCCCCATGTCCGTGCATCAGGCCGAATTGCTTACCGATTGGGGCGACGTGACCCTGTTCGTCAATGAGGCCATCGCGCTTGGAGGCGACGCCAGGTCCGCGCTGCAGCGCCGGGGCGTGACGGTCGACGAAACGCCGATCGACCGCATCGAAGGCCATGCCGACGTGGCGCTGGCCGATGGGCGGGTGCTGCGCTTTGCCGGGCTTTTCACGGCGACGCGCACCGCTCCTTCCGGCTCCCTGGCCGAGGCAATCGGCTGCGTGCTGGAGGAAACGCCGATGGGCATGCAGGTGCGCACCGATGCCGAGAGCAAGACCTCGGTGCCGGGAATATTCGCCTGCGGCGATGCCGCCCGGGCGCCGCATTCGGTGTCCCTGGCCGTGGGTAGCGGCGCCATGGCCGGCGCGCAGGTACACCGTTCCCTGGTCTGGCCGGAGTCGGTCCATCCCGTGCAGGGGGAAGCGCGGGCTTGATAAAGTCGGCTTGGATCCGGCAATGCTATAGCGCTATGGGCACTAACGCGTGGCCACGATGAACAACCGCGGGAAAGGCAGCAGCACCGATCCATCCGACACGGGCGGGTGGACCTGGGCGACCAGCTCGGTGTAGCGCGCCAGATAGGCCTGCTGTTCGTCGCTGTCCAGCGCGTCCAGGAAAGGGCGCAAGGCGCTGCCCTTGAACCATTCGACGATGGCCGGCGGGCCGCCTGGGAGCACGTGGTAATACGTGGTGCGCCAGATATCGACGCGAGCGCAGTGCGGGCGCAGCAGTTCGTAGTACCACTGGGCGGACCGCAAGCCGTCGCGGGCGCCGGAAACGGCGGCCAGCTTGTCGGCCCACGGCGCCTGCGCCGCCAGTTCGCGCATCAGGCGATGCGACGGTTCCTGCAGCGTGTCCGGCATCTGGATGGCCAGGCTGCCGCCTTCGGCCAGCTTGCCGGCCAGCGCCGGAAACAGCGTTCCGTGACCGGGCACCCACTGGAATACGGCGTTCGACAGGATGACATCGTAGGGGCCGGGCGCCGGCCAGTCGCGCAGGTCGGCGATTTCGAAGTGGACCTGCGGCAGCCGTTTGCGGGCGGCCGCGATCATGTCCGCGGAACTATCCAGGCCGCTGACCTCCGCGCCCGGAAACCGCGCCGCCAGGACTTCGGTGGAATTGCCCGGTCCGCAACCCAGGTCCACGACGCGGCGCGCCGTCTCGGCCGGCACGGCCGCCAGCAGGTCACGCACGGGCCGCGTGCGCTCGCGCTCGAACATCAGGTACTGGCGGGATGACCACTTGTCGTCTGCCACGGCGGGCTCCATGTCGATGGGGTGGCCGAAATGATACCGCCGCGTTTGCTGGCGGCGACGGGCATACATGCGACCCCCATGCAGGCGGCCGGCGTGGTGCGAGCCATCGCGCGCCGGCCGCTGCCGGTCAGGGCCGGCGCGCGAGCAACGCCCAGATGCCTGCCGAGGACAGCAACGAGCCGCCCATCAGGTGAAAACCACGCCGCGCGCGCGGCGATGCCAGCCAACGGCTGGCTGCCCCGGCGAAGACGGCATACAGCGTGGCGTTCAGCGCAGCCAGCACGACGAAGGTCACGCCGAGCAGCCAGAGCTGGCCCGTGGCGGCGGCGCCGGGCTGCACGAACTGCGGCAGGAAGGCGACGAAGAAGACGATGCCCTTGGGGTTCAGCGCCGTAACCAGCCACACATTGGCGAACAGCTTCCAGCGCGACGCGGGCGCGGCGCTGGCCTGCACGGGACCGCCAGCAGCGCCGGCGCACAGCAGCCTGATGCCCAGGTACAGCAAATATCCGCCGCCCACCCACTTCACCACGGTGAACCAGAAGGCCGACGACGCAAGCAGGGCGCCGAGTCCCAGCAGCGACACGAACAAGGCGGTGCAATCGCCCAATGCCACGGCAGCCACCAGCGGCCAGCGCGCGCGCCGGCCATGCGCCATGGAATAACTGATGACCGACAGGATGGTCGGCCCCGGAATCACCAGCAGCACAACGGAAGCGGCCACGAAGGCCAGCCACGAAGCCATGGGCATGTTTGCTCCTTGGAATGTTCAGCGCGATTCGATGGGATGTTCAGTGCGATCCAATGCAAAGTTCTGCGCCGATTCAATCGAATGTCTGTGCGATTCACCGGAATACTCACCGCGATTCAGCTTCGATGTTCGTCCACCACGGCGCGCAGGCATTCCAGCGTCGTCTCCACCGCGGCGGGCTGGAAAGCTTCCTGCCGCCAGTACATCGTCACCGCGCCGAATCCCGACAGCCGGATCGGCAGGATGCGCATGGCGTTCATCTGCGAGAACCGCAGCGCCGCACGATGCGACGCGACGCCGATCAGGTCGCTGTTGCTGATCAGGGTGAGGTTGATCGTAACCGAGTTGGATTCCACATGATCCGCCGGCAAGGCCTTGCCCGCCGCGCTCAGCGCGGTATCCAGCGCGTTGCGGATGGGCGTTCCCCTGGGCCAGACAATCCAGCGATAGGCCATCAGGTCTTCCCAGGCGATGCGAGGCAGAGCGAACACCGGGTGGCGCGGCCGCGCCACCATATGCACGGGTTCCAGGTACAGCGACTCCGACAGGATCGCCGGATCATGGTGCTCCGGCGCCGAGCGCCCCACGACGACATCGAGCTCGCCCTGGGCCAGCTGCGCCAGCAGGCGGTCCATGGTGGATTCGACGAGCTTGATGCGCGCCTGCGGCATGCGTTCCAGCAGGCGCATGACGGCCAAGGGCACGGTATCGGAGGCCGAGGCGCCCGATGCGCCGATCACCACGCGGCCGCCGCCGCCCTGCCGCAGCGCGGCCATGTCGCCGCTGGCGCGTTCGAGCTGGGCGTCGATGCGCTGCGCATGCGCGATCAGCGCATCGCCGTAGGGCGTGGGGCGCAGGCCGCGCGCGTGCCGCTCGAAGAGCGGCAAACCGATGTCATCCTCCAGGTCCTTAAGCCACTTCGACAAGCCGGGCTGAGTCGTATTGAGCATGGCGGCCGAATGGCTGATGTTGCGCGTCTGGGCCAGACTGAGCAGCATCTTCAGGTTCCGCAGGCGCAGGCGGTAGGTCCAGTCCATATTGCTCCGGGGTTGTCGCGAGGGGCGGCGGGGTGGGCGGATGCCTGCCGGGACCGGCAACATGGGGACCGGCAGATGCACCTGGCGGCGCGGGGCCGTTACCGATGGATCTCCCTGCGACCACGCCGGCGCCCCGGATGCAGGTTGGCCGGCACGCCAGCCATACATATTTCCGTATGGATAATAAGATAAATTCATTTCCTGAGGCATATCGCGGCTTCGATAATACGGGGAAATGTGAGGAGACACGCTATGGCAGAAGCCACTTCGACCAGCGCCGAACGCGCCGCCTACTACGAGCGCATTGCGCGCAAGAACATGGCGCCGCTCTGGGAATCGCTGCACAACCTGGTGCCCCGCTCGCCGCAACCGCGCTGCGTCCCCGCCATGTGGCGCTATGCCGACGTGCGCGCCGACGTCATGGAAGCCGGCTCGCTGATTTCCGCCGAGGAAGCCGTGCGCCGCGTGCTGATCCTGGAAAACCCCGGCCTGCCGGGCCAGGCCAGCATCACGCAGACCCTCTACGCCGGCCTGCAATTGATCCTGCCGGGCGAAATCGCGCCCAGCCACCGCCATACGCAATCGGCGCTACGCTTCATCGTCGAGGGCAAGGGCGCCTATACCGCCGTCAATGGCGAACGCACCACCATGCATCCGGGCGACTTCATCATCACGCCGTCCTGGACGTACCACGACCACGGCAATATCGAGGCATCGGAAGGCGGCGAGCCGGTGGTATGGCTCGACGGCCTGGACATCCCGCTGCTGCGCATGCTGGATGCGGGCTTCGCCGAAAACTACCCCGCGTCCACCCAGCCGGTCACGCGCACCGAAGGCGACAGCTTCGCGCGCTTCGGGCACAACATGGCGCCGGTGCGCCATGTGCCGGCCAACGGCAATTCGCCCATCTTCAACTATCCCTACGAACGCAGCCGCGAGGCCCTGGACCAGCTGTACCGCTACGGCGAGCTGGACGCCTGGGACGGCGTAAAGCTGCGCTACGTCAACCCGGCCACCGGGGGCTACCCCATGCCGACGATGGCGACCTTCATGCAGTTCCTGCCGGCGGGCTTCCAGGGCAAGACCTACCGCAGCACCGACTCCACGGTGTATTCGGTGGTGGAAGGACGCGGCACCGCGCGCGTCGGCGACCAGGAGTTCCACTTCGGGCCGCGCGACGTCTTCGTGGCGCCTTCGTGGCAGCCGGTGCAATTGGCGGCGATGGAAGACGCCACCCTGTTCAGCTATTCCGATCGGCCGGTCCAGGCGGCGCTGGGGTTGTTGCGCGAAGAACGCGCGGACTGAGCGACGCCGGCGCGCGGGCCGTCCCTGCCGCGCGTGCCTGGCGGGCATTTCCGCCGCCCGTTCTCATTGCCCGTTTTCATTTCCCGTTTTCGCTGCACGTTGTGCTGGCCGTTCTTGCCTGTTCCAGTCGTCCATCCGTGCCGCCGCCGTGCACGGATGCCCGGGCGCCGGTACGCGCGCTGAAATTTCTCTGCCTTGCCATTTAGGGTTTTCTGCTCATGTCTTACGTCTTCACCCCGCCGGCCACCGTCGCCGTGCCCGTCGTCGGCTCCGCCGACCGCTTTCCCGTCCGCCGCGTCTACTGCGTGGGCCGCAACTACGCCGCGCACGCCCGCGAAATGGGCTTCGATCCGGATCGCGAGCCGCCGTTCTTCTTCTGCAAGCCGGCCGATGCCGTCATGCCGGTTGCGCAGGGTGAAACGCTGGACCTGCCCTACCCCTCCGAAACCTCGAACTACCACTACGAAATCGAACTGGTGGCCGCGATCGGCAAGGCGGGCGCCAACATCACCGTCGAGCGCGCGCTGGAACACGTGTGGGGCTATGCCGTGGGCCTGGACATGACGCGCCGCGACCTGCAAATGAAAATGCGCGAGGCCGGCCGCCCCTGGGAACTGGGCAAGGCCTTCGACGACAGCGCGCCCATCGGGCCGCTGCATCGCGCCGACGCCACCGGCCACTTCGAGAAGGCCGGCATCTGGCTGAAGGTCAACGGGCAGGACAAGCAGCGCAGCGACACCTCCAAGCTGATCTGGTCGGTGGCCGAGACCGTCAGCTACCTGTCGCGCTACTTCCGCCTGGAACCGGGCGATCTGATCTACACCGGCACGCCCGAAGGCGTGGGACCGGTGGTGAAGGGCGACCTCATGGAAGGCGGGGTCGATGGACTGGGAACCTTGCAAGCGCGGGTGATATAAGCCATGAAAGACACCGACGTGATCATCGTGGGCGCGGGCGTGGGCGGCCTGGTGCTGGCCCTGAGCCTGCATCAGGCCGGCATCGCCTGCCGCATCTATGAATCCGTGCCGGAGATCAAGCCGCTGGGCGTGGGCATCAACCTGCTGCCGCACGCCGCGCGCGAGCTCGATGAACTGGGCCTGCTGCCGATGCTCGATAAGGTCGGCGTCCATACCAAGGAGTCGATCTTCTTCACGCGGCACGGCCAGTTCATCTACAGCGAACCGGCCGGCAAGGCCGCCGGCTATGCCTGGCCGCAATACTCCATCCATCGCGGCGACCTGCAGATGACGCTGCTGGCCGCCGTGCGCGAGCGCCTGGGCGCCGACGCAGTACTGGTCGACCATCGCGCCGTCCGCGTCGAGCAGGACGCCGACGGCGTCACGGTGCACATGACCGATGCCGCCGGCAAGGCCCGGCCGCCGGTGCGCGGCGCCATCGTCGTGGGCTGCGACGGCATCCATTCCGCGCTGCGCAAGCAGCTGTATCCGAACGAAGGCGCGCCGCGCTATTCGGGCGTCAACATGTGGCGGGGCGTCACGCGCTGCAAGCCTTTCCTGAGCGGCGGCAGCATGGTGCGCGCGGGCTGGCTGTCGATCGGCAAGATGGTGATCTACCCCATCCGCGACAACGTCGATGCGGAAGGCAACCAACTGGTAAACTGGGTCGCGGAGATCGAGTCCGCCGAACCGGCGGTACGCGACTGGACCCGCCAGGGGCGCTTGGAAGATTTCTTCCCCGCCTTCGCCGACTGGCATTTCGACTGGCTGGACGTGGCGGCGCTGATCCAGAACGCCGACTCGGTGCTGGAGTACCCCATGGTCGACCAGGATCCCCTGCCGACCTGGACCCAGGGCCGCATGACGCTGCTGGGCGACGCCGCCCACCCCATGGTGCCGCGCGGTTCGAACGGCGCCGGCCAGGCCATCATCGACGCCCGCTACCTGGCCGGGCAGCTCAAGCGGCAAGGCCTGACGCCAAGCGCGCTGCAGGACTACGACAAGGTGCGCGTGGCCGCGACCACGCGCGTCGTGCTGACCAATCGCAGCAACCCGCCCGACGCCATCCTGCGCGAAGCCTACGAGCGTTCGGGCGACCAGCGCTTCGAACGCATCGAGGACGTCATCAGCCGCGAAGAACTGCAGGCCATCTCCGATCGCTACAAACAGGTGGCCGGCTTCGATCCCGAAACACTGAAATCGCGCCCCTCATTCCTTTGATCGCAGTCCCACCCAGGGCGCGCGGAAAGAACGCGCCCGCAAGGAGAACAATATGAAGACCCTGTACCGCACCCTGGCGGCGCTGGCCCTGTCCCTGACGGCCGCCGCCAGCCAGGCAGCCTGGCCCGAACGGCCCATTACGCTGATCGTGCCCTTCACGCCCGCCACGGGCATCGACCTGGTGGCGCGCCAACTGGCCGCCACGCTGCCCAAGACCCTGGGCCAGTCCGTCATCGTGGAGAACCTCGCGGGCGCCAGCGGCAACATCGGCACGGAGAAAGCCGCGCGTGCCGCGCCCGACGGCTATACCTTCCTGGTGACGGTGAACACCTTCGTCATGAACCAGCCGCTGTACCGCGACAAGCTGCACTACGACCCCATCAAGGACTTCGTGCCGGTCAGCCTGACCTCCTGGGGCACGCTGCTGCTGGTGACGCACCCGTCCAATTCCGTGAACACGGTGCAGCAGCTTGAAGACGCCGCCCGCAAGGCCCCGGACAAGCTCACCTACGGCACCCCCGGCGTGGGCACGCCGCACCATCTGGCCATGGCGCTGCTGCTGGACCGCAGCAAGGCCACCATGCTGCATGTGCCGTACAAGGGCACGGCCGGCGCGGTGACCGACATGCTGGCCGGCCGGCTCGACTACATGTTCCTGCCCGTGCACGTGGCCCTGCCGCAGATCAAGGCCGGCAAGCTCAAGGTCATCGCCACCGGCAGCCCCAAGCGCCTGGCGCAACTGCCCGACGTGCCGACGCTGACGGAGTCCGGCCTGGAAGGCGCCGACGTCGACATGTGGTACGGCGTGCTGGCCCCCAAGGGCACCCCCGCCGCCATCGTCGACAGCATGAACCGCCAGATCGCCGAGGCCCTGAAATCGCCCGCCACCGCCACGGCCTTCGAAGCCCAGGGCATGGTGCCTGCGACCTCCACCCCGGCGGAGTTCGGCGAATTGATCGCCAAGGACGCCAAGCGCTGGAGCGACATCGTCACGCGCGCGGGCATCAAGGCGGAATAAGGCAACCGCGCCATTCATCATCGAGCGGAACAGGATTCATGCAACTCTATAGCTTCTTCAACAGCTCCACGTCCTATCGGGTACGGATCGCCCTGGCCCTGAAGGGCCTGGACTTCGAATACCGGCCCATCAACATCCGCACGCTGGAACATCGGACGCCGGACTACATGGCCATGAATCCCTCCGGCAATGTGCCGCTGCTGCGCGACGGCGACCTTGCGCTGGGGCAGTCGATGGCGATCATCGATCACCTCGACGCCACGCACCCCGAACCGCGCCTGATCCCGCTCGATCCGACCGCGCGGGCGCGCGTGCTGGAGCTCTCCAATGCCATCGCCTGCGATATCCATCCGGTCAACAACCTGCGCATCCTGCGCTATCTACAGGATGTGCTGGGCGTATCGGCCGAACAGAAAAATGCCTGGTACCAGCATTGGGTCACGGAGGGCATGACGGCCGTAGAGGCCCTGCTGCAACGCCATGGCCACGGATCGTATTGCTTTGGCGAAGCGCCGACGCTGGCGGACTGCTGCCTGGTTCCCCAAGTCGCCAACGCGGAGCGCATGGGCTGCGACATGACGCCGTATCCGCGCGCCATGGCGGTGTATGAGCATTGCGCCGTACAGCCGGCCTTCCAGCGGGCCGCGCCGTCGGCGCAGCCGGACTTCATCAAGTAAGCGCACTTCGGGTTCATGGCCGCGGGGCCGGGTGACGGATACGCGCCCGGCCCCGCGCACTTTTGCGGCCGCTCGCCGCACTTAGGATTATTGGATGATTCCATCCGATATTTGCATTGGAGCCTGAAAGCCCGCGTCTATAGACTTGCCAGGTATACCCTCATGGCAGGTGATGACGCACCATGGCGAAGACGCTATATGACAAGCTCATAGACAGTCACGCGATACGACCGCTCGATGAAGACGGCCGGCAAGTATTGCTTTATGTGGATCGCACTGTCCTCAACGAGTACACCTCTCCCCAGGCGTTCACGGGACTCAGGCAGGCGCATCGCCCGGTGTGGCGGCCCGAGGCGGCCCTGGGCACCGTCGATCACGTCAATCCCACGGCCGCACGTAGAACGGCCGCCATGCCCGATCCCGGCGCTGCGCGCCAGGCGGCCTACTTCGCGGAAAACTGCCGGGATTTCGGCATCGAACTGTTCGACGTACTGCATCCGCTGCAAGGCATCGAGCACGTCGTCATGCCGGAGATCGGCCTTGTGTTGCCCGGCATGGTCATCGCCGCCGGCGACAGCCATACGACCACATATGGCGCCTTCGGCGCCCTGGGCTTCGGCATCGGCACCTCGGACATCGAGCATTACCTTGCCACCCAGACCCTGGTCTACAAGCGGCTGAAAACCATGCGCGTAACCGTGGACGGCGCGCTGGGTCCGGGCGTCCGGTCCAAGGACATCATCATGGCGCTGATCGAAAAGATCGGCGCCTCGGGCGCCACCGGCTACGCGATCGAGTTCCAGGGATCGGCCATCCGGGCGCTGAGCGTGGAGGCCCGCATGACTGTCTGCAATATGGCTGTCGAATGCGGCGCGCGCGGAGCGCTCGTGGCGCCCGACGACAAAGTGCTGTCTTATCTGCAAGGACGGCCGCGCGCGCCGACAGGACAACTATGGGACGCCGCGGTGGCGGCCTGGGAAACCCTGCGCAGCGACGACGATGCCGTCTTCGATGCGGAAGTCGCGCTATCGGCCATGGATATCGCGCCCATGGTGACCTGGGGCACGAGTCCGGACCAGGCGGTACGCGTGGGCGGTCGGATCCCGGATCCCTCCAGCGAGCCTGATGCCGCCCGCCGGCGCGATATGGAAAGAGCCTTGCAGTACATGGGACTGCGCGCCGGCCAAGCCGTCGATTCGATTCCCATCCAAAGGGCATTCATCGGCTCCTGTACCAACGCGAGGATTGAAGACCTGCGCGATGCCGCGCGGGTGCTGAAGGACCGCAAGGTCGCGCCGGGCGTTTCCGCCATGGTGGTGCCGGGCTCCAGCGCGGTACGCCGGCAGGCCGAAGAAGAAGGCCTGGACCGGGTCTTCATCGCGGCCGGCTTCGAGTGGCGGCAATCCGGCTGCTCCATGTGCCTGGCCATGAACGACGACATCCTGGCCAGCGGAGAACGATGCGCCTCCAGCACGAACCGCAACTTCGAGGGCCGGCAAGGGACGGGAGGACGTACGCACCTGATGAGCCCCGCCATGGTCGCGGTCGCCGCAGTGGCTGGCCATCTGGCGGACCCGCGCGACTACCTGGGAGACCACTGACATGACACCGTTCTCGTCCGTCACAGGCGTCGCCGCCGCCCTTCCCGCCGCCAATATCGATACCGATGTCATCATGCCCAAGCAGTTCCTGAAGGGCATCGACCGCAGCGGCTTGGACGTGGGCCTGTTCCATGACCTTCGATTCGATGATGCAGGCAAGGAGCGGCCGGACTTCATCCTGAATCGACAGGGTTGGGGCAACGCCAGCTTCCTGGTGGTCGGCGATAATTTCGGCTGCGGCTCAAGCCGCGAGCATGCCGTATGGGGCTTGCTGCAGTATGGAGTCCGGGCGTTGATCGGAACGTCATTCGCCGGGATATTCTTCGATAACTGCGCGCGGAATGGGCTGCTTGCGATAACGCTGCCGCAGGGCGATGTTGCCCGCATCATGCAGCTTGCCCAACGCGCTGGGGAGAATATCCTTACGGTGGATCTGGCCAACCAGCGCATCACGGAGCCGGGTCTTGATGTCGACTTCGACATCGACCCTGTGCGAAAGAAGGCGCTGATGCAGGGGCTGGATGCCATCGACCAGACCCTGGAATTGCGCGACGAGATTCATGCATTCCAGAACAACCATTTCGAGGCGAATCCATGGTTACGCTAGGCCCTGATCGCGATGAACGTTTCTCCGCTGTAGGAGAGTCCCGTTTCCTTGGCGGCTTCTCGCTGCTGGACTTCGCCACCTCGTCGGATGTGAAGATCCGCTTCGCCATCGCCGGCTCCGGGCCTGCCCTTCTGCTGATCCACGGCCATCCGCAAACCCACGTCACCTGGCGCAAAATCGCCCCCGAACTGGCCAAGCGCTTCACCGTCGTCGCGCCCGACTTGCGCGGCTATGGCGACAGCGGCAAGCCTGAAGGCGGCGAGCAGCATGTGAATTACTCCAAGCGCGCCATGGCGGGCGACCTGGTCGAATTGATGAAGGCCTTGGGCCATGACCGATACGCGGTGGTAGGACACGACCGAGGCGGCCGCGTCGCGCATCGCATGGCCTTGGACTATCCGGATGCCGTCTCCCGCGTCGCGCTATTCGATATCGCGCCTACGGCGACCATGTATGCGAAAACCAACAAGGAGTTCGCCACCCGGTACTTCTGGTGGTTCTTCCTGATCCAGCCTTTCCCCTTGCCTGAACGTCTTATCGACGCCGATCCGGAATTCTTCCTGCGCAAGCATATAGACGGGCAGAACAAACTGCCCAACGCCACGGAGCAGGCGGCTTTCGAGGAATATCTGCGCTGCTATCGCGATCCGAAAACGCGCCATGCCATCTGCGAGGATTATCGAGCGGCGGCGACGATAGATCTGGAGCACGACGAGAGCGACAAGGATAAGCGGATCGCCGCGCCTGTTCTTGCTTTGTGGGGCGGGCGGGGGACCGTGGGCGCGCTGTATGACGTGCTGGAAACGTGGCGCGAGAAAGCACATGACGTT
Coding sequences within it:
- a CDS encoding flavin-dependent oxidoreductase, translated to MKDTDVIIVGAGVGGLVLALSLHQAGIACRIYESVPEIKPLGVGINLLPHAARELDELGLLPMLDKVGVHTKESIFFTRHGQFIYSEPAGKAAGYAWPQYSIHRGDLQMTLLAAVRERLGADAVLVDHRAVRVEQDADGVTVHMTDAAGKARPPVRGAIVVGCDGIHSALRKQLYPNEGAPRYSGVNMWRGVTRCKPFLSGGSMVRAGWLSIGKMVIYPIRDNVDAEGNQLVNWVAEIESAEPAVRDWTRQGRLEDFFPAFADWHFDWLDVAALIQNADSVLEYPMVDQDPLPTWTQGRMTLLGDAAHPMVPRGSNGAGQAIIDARYLAGQLKRQGLTPSALQDYDKVRVAATTRVVLTNRSNPPDAILREAYERSGDQRFERIEDVISREELQAISDRYKQVAGFDPETLKSRPSFL
- a CDS encoding NAD(P)/FAD-dependent oxidoreductase — translated: MQYDVIVIGGSYAGMAATLQLVRARRSVLVIDAGERRNRQASHAHGFLGQDGVDPGVIAATARRQLENYPTLSWLDARAADVSGQLDGFTVTTADGRSHQGRRILLAMGVTDQLPPVAGLAERWGKAVFHCPYCHGYELGQGRIGIIGASPMSVHQAELLTDWGDVTLFVNEAIALGGDARSALQRRGVTVDETPIDRIEGHADVALADGRVLRFAGLFTATRTAPSGSLAEAIGCVLEETPMGMQVRTDAESKTSVPGIFACGDAARAPHSVSLAVGSGAMAGAQVHRSLVWPESVHPVQGEARA
- the tam gene encoding trans-aconitate 2-methyltransferase, encoding MFERERTRPVRDLLAAVPAETARRVVDLGCGPGNSTEVLAARFPGAEVSGLDSSADMIAAARKRLPQVHFEIADLRDWPAPGPYDVILSNAVFQWVPGHGTLFPALAGKLAEGGSLAIQMPDTLQEPSHRLMRELAAQAPWADKLAAVSGARDGLRSAQWYYELLRPHCARVDIWRTTYYHVLPGGPPAIVEWFKGSALRPFLDALDSDEQQAYLARYTELVAQVHPPVSDGSVLLPFPRLFIVATR
- a CDS encoding LysE family translocator: MPMASWLAFVAASVVLLVIPGPTILSVISYSMAHGRRARWPLVAAVALGDCTALFVSLLGLGALLASSAFWFTVVKWVGGGYLLYLGIRLLCAGAAGGPVQASAAPASRWKLFANVWLVTALNPKGIVFFVAFLPQFVQPGAAATGQLWLLGVTFVVLAALNATLYAVFAGAASRWLASPRARRGFHLMGGSLLSSAGIWALLARRP
- a CDS encoding LysR family transcriptional regulator, translated to MDWTYRLRLRNLKMLLSLAQTRNISHSAAMLNTTQPGLSKWLKDLEDDIGLPLFERHARGLRPTPYGDALIAHAQRIDAQLERASGDMAALRQGGGGRVVIGASGASASDTVPLAVMRLLERMPQARIKLVESTMDRLLAQLAQGELDVVVGRSAPEHHDPAILSESLYLEPVHMVARPRHPVFALPRIAWEDLMAYRWIVWPRGTPIRNALDTALSAAGKALPADHVESNSVTINLTLISNSDLIGVASHRAALRFSQMNAMRILPIRLSGFGAVTMYWRQEAFQPAAVETTLECLRAVVDEHRS
- a CDS encoding fumarylacetoacetate hydrolase family protein → MSYVFTPPATVAVPVVGSADRFPVRRVYCVGRNYAAHAREMGFDPDREPPFFFCKPADAVMPVAQGETLDLPYPSETSNYHYEIELVAAIGKAGANITVERALEHVWGYAVGLDMTRRDLQMKMREAGRPWELGKAFDDSAPIGPLHRADATGHFEKAGIWLKVNGQDKQRSDTSKLIWSVAETVSYLSRYFRLEPGDLIYTGTPEGVGPVVKGDLMEGGVDGLGTLQARVI
- a CDS encoding Rrf2 family transcriptional regulator, translated to MKRDSRLSSVLHALLHMAEQEGPVTSDTLAQCLGTNPVVVRRTMGYLREAGIVASDRGHAGGWRIQADLGTITLRQLHEALGEPAMFAIGNRHETPECLVEQSVNAALEDTFAEAEALLLQRFSEITLADLAADFARRHKAARRKRS
- a CDS encoding Bug family tripartite tricarboxylate transporter substrate binding protein, coding for MNQTRYFSPLRRLLAAAGLGALALAPVASQAEYPDKPITLIVSAAPGGTTDIAARLIAQPLARALNQTVVVENKPGASGSIAAQALTRAAPDGYTLLLQYSGYQVITPLITPNLPWDPIKDFSPVANVLSAPQVVVVRPSLPVKTLKELVAYAKAHPGELNYASSGNGSLQQVATELLNQMAGTKITHIPYKGTGPALNDLLGGAVDMTITTPPPLLGQIAAGKLRALAVTGKTRLPSLPDVPTAAEAGYPDLVVSSWFAMYAPANTPKAVVDKLSGEIEKIMRTEEFRKKAAEQGAEAEYMGPEALGKYTREELVRWKTVVDNANIKAN
- the gtdA gene encoding gentisate 1,2-dioxygenase, which codes for MAEATSTSAERAAYYERIARKNMAPLWESLHNLVPRSPQPRCVPAMWRYADVRADVMEAGSLISAEEAVRRVLILENPGLPGQASITQTLYAGLQLILPGEIAPSHRHTQSALRFIVEGKGAYTAVNGERTTMHPGDFIITPSWTYHDHGNIEASEGGEPVVWLDGLDIPLLRMLDAGFAENYPASTQPVTRTEGDSFARFGHNMAPVRHVPANGNSPIFNYPYERSREALDQLYRYGELDAWDGVKLRYVNPATGGYPMPTMATFMQFLPAGFQGKTYRSTDSTVYSVVEGRGTARVGDQEFHFGPRDVFVAPSWQPVQLAAMEDATLFSYSDRPVQAALGLLREERAD